gaatatagacgtattttagggTGTAGTCacccattttgcttcgtatgtaatctatattagaatctctaaatagacatatttaggaatggagggagtaccgtAGCACACTAGGATGTCGTGGATAGATGAAAGATGATGGTTTTATACTACAATCTCATTACCCTGCACGTGAAACATCAATGAGTCATTAGAAGTTGAGGCATGGGCAATGTTGATGCTTTTTAATGCACAGATTGCACGTGTATGCATTTTCTTAACGCGTAAAGTGGCGATTATTTTCTCATACTGATTCCATTGATATTTATAGGGAGTGACTAATCAACAGTCGACTGATTTTAAATTGGTGTCAGGCCGTTTTTTGTTCCACTGATTGATTGACACGTGTCTGAGTATATCCTGTGTCTAGAAACTAATCAGTACATGAAATCGTCTATTTTCTTTCCTGCTTCAGGTCGAAAAAAATCTGCCCAAGCCTCTTGGGCTCTTTCTAGTTTACGTAAAAGGAACCTGCTCCTTATACGGGCCGCCACGCAGACCCGTTAATGCAAGAACGCGAAGGCTGACCGTTTAGCAAGCTGGGTTGGGCCCCTCCcatccccccacccccacccccaacccAGGCCTTTCCGTGCTCCTCCTCCTTCTATCCCgatcaccttcttcttcttcaagtaAAAGTCTGAGCACGGGCGCGATGGCGGCTGACGGGGGAGAAGACATGGATGCTCTTTGCGATCCAGATTTGGGCTACTTGGCGCGGCCGTGAACTGCCCTCGCCCAAACTAAGGTACACCCCTCTCGCCCCAACCCAGTTCACTAGTGGCATACATTCCCTTACTGAAGAATCTTTCAAACCGTGAATAAAAACTGAAAATTCAGAGAAGACAGGTGCTCTGTGTCAGATTAACTTAGATATCTTGGCTGAGGTTAGGGGATCAACTTAGATATCTTGGCTGATGCCCTTCGCCCCAACACCCCCCTGTTACTAGTGGCAGATTTTACCTAGGACATGCAAAATAACTCAGAAACTAGACTGAAGAAAAGAAGACAGTCCATGTGTAAGCTACTAGTACTAGTGGCAGATTTTCCCTAGGGGAAGTAGATAACTCAAAAACTTAGTGAAAGAACATTTGACAGTTCATGACTTTGCATTCCTTTACAAAAAACCACATGTGAAATTACTTCTAATAGAGACTGATGAAAATGACATAAAAATGACAAAAAAATGACTAGAGAAAGGCTTACTGGGTCCTTGATAGTGTACTTATCAGTGAAGACAGAATGTACTTAATTTCAAATCATTTAGAAAGGCTTATTGCTTTTGCTGCCGGTTCCATCTACGTCCATCGGCTAAATATGCCTCCTCGTCGCattaaaaaaaaactgaaagcaTGGACAAATCTAAAGAAAGAAAGCATAGCAGATTCTAAAACAAGAAAACACACAGATATATGTATTATATACTGAACGGATGAACATGACAAAATACAAGAAAAAACAGAACATGACTAAATACAAAAAAACTGATGAAATAGATGTTCAATGTGCATGCAAATCCATTTGGGGGCTTCGATGCAGGGCGAGAGGGAAAACAGAACATGAACAAGGAGATTCAAACCAAAATGTCCTACCCCCAAGGCAGACCAAGGGACTGAAAATAAATGGACAATGAATGAAgaatgaaaaatgaaaaatgaaaaacggAATACTGAAAAAAAGAGTGAACACTAAATACAAAAATCTACTACTATAACTAAAGAAAACTCTGAAAAACTGAAAGAAACCTGCATTGAAGATGACTGAAGCTGAAACTGACATAATGAGAAATAGAGAAGACTCAAACTGACATAATGACAAACAGATAGGACTGAAACTGAAACCGATATAATGAGACTGACGGAGAACAGACTCCTAACACTGAAGCTACAATGATTAAAATGATTAAAATCTGATAACTAAATTCAATGATAAACTAACTAACATAGAGGACAGAACAAGACTAATAACTAATTACTAATGAGAAAACTGGGATACTGGACACAATGAAACTAAGAAGAAAAACAAGACTAAATGATAGACTAAAATGATATATAACTAAAGAAAAACAAGGTTACTGAACAACAATCCACTAAGGAGAAGACTAAAATAATTTGAACTGGaataataactactccctccgttccgatttactcgtcgtggtttaaGAAAGAAGAAGCATAGACTGAAGAGATTGGATTTTACAGGTAAACAGCTGTGTGAATGAGGATATGCAAGATATGTGCTTTGGAAGCCAAGAAGCTCTGTTCATGCAGGTCGATGCGGGAAGGAGAAAAATGCTTCGTATTTTTTATGCCTTACAACTTGTGTGCAAACTAACAAAAAATAATTATGTGCATGAAACAGCCAAACTTTTCTTATGTGGCGCTGTTGAAGGGATATATTGACCTAAATGCTGGCTCTCATACAATCAATACCCAGGTGCGAGAAAgattcaaaaagaaaagaaaatgaaaaaaatgaaaaaaaagagacCAACTTTCTTCAAACTGATGTGCAGGGGCAGGAGTCGTGCTTGTGTGCTGCTGACATTGGTCAAACAAGTGATGCGAGTGAACCTCTGCTACATTTACAACAAAAAAAGGCGGCTCAGGTCTTGGGTGGCAACAACACATCCAACGGCACACCAAGCCTTCAGGTAAAGAAGTCTGGgaagaaaactaaaaaataaaatgcGGAAAGAGGAAAGAAGTGACAAACTTAAAACATATGATGAAAATATCAGAATGGACATGTGATAGGTTTCATGTTCCTTTTCTTTTCAGGATTTAGGCATGATGGGTGACTTTGTTGACGACCAGGACAATTCTCCTGTGCAAATGGAGGATCTAGATGCACAAACAACAGATTTTCAATTATTCAAGGGAGGGGATGATATATCGTTTGATGACTGTCAAGGAGATGGATGCCAACCCTCTTTGATGATATTAGCTTGGATCAGGTGAGCAAAAATGTTTTCTAGTGAAGAAACTTAGAGAGGAAAAACACAAAAGGTATCggtaaaaaaaaatagaaaactgtCATACTGCTCATGGAAAAAAAGAGATAAACTGACACACATTTAATGATAAACTTGTCAGTACAACACCTGCAGGTTGATACAAACAATGAAAGAAGAGACGGGTCTTCTGAGAGGGAGCAAAATCATAGCTGGAATCTTGATTCGCCGACATGTGTGCAAGCTGGTTCCTCCAGACAGTCTCGAGAGGAAGGAACATCAACTGATGCATGCCATCTGCAAGTGCAAGACAACGAGAATGAAGATAATGAAATCAATGAAGAATCAATAGAAGTTTGTTTGGAAAATGAAAGACGGGCCGCAGAAGGAGGGAACGATAGAACAATTGATAGGGAGCTGAAACCTGAAACAGGGATGCATTTTGCTACGAGGGAAGAAGCTCAAAAGTTCTTAAACTTCTATGCctttgttgctggtttctccatatcTGTTGTGTCGACTGCCCGCACAACCAGCAAAAAAAGGACAGAGAAGTTACAAGGGTAACACTGAAATGCAACAAGTATGGGCATAATACAGAGGCTGAAATTGAAAACTTGTCTGTGCAAAGAAAAAGCACTGTCATAGCGAAGACAGACTGCAAAGCACAAATGCTAATTGCTTTGAAAGATGGAAGATGGCGTATAACTAACCTCAATCTTGATCATAACCATGAGCTCAACCCTGGTAGTAGGTTTTTTAGATCTCATGTTTACATGTCCGATGAAGAGAAAGCATTGATCAGAACAATGAAAAAGTGCAACATACCTACGAGGAAGATAGTGGCAGTGTTGGCGTACATAAGACGAGGAATGGACAAGTTACCGTACAACAAAAGGAAAGTGAGTAACTATGGTACAACGGTAAACAGAGAACTGGAAAACAGTGATGTCATGGAAGTGCAGCAATACTTCCAGAAGAAACAAGCTGAGAGCCCTAGATTTTGCTACTCAATGGAAGTAGATGCAAAAAACAAGGTCAGGAGCGTGTTTTGGACAGATGCTAGATCTAGAATAATGTACCAAGAGTATGGGGACTGCATTAGCTTTGACACAACATTCCTAACAAACAAGTACAACTTGCCGTTTGCACCATTCGTTGGTGTTTCTCCACATGGGAAGACATACTTGTTTGCTTGTGCCCTTATTATCGATGAAACTGCTAACACATTCAAGTGGTTGTTCCAGCAGTTCTTAGCAGCAATGGGAGGCAAGGCACCCAAAACAATAATAACTGACCAAGACAGAGGAATGGAAAAGGCAATAAAAGTTGTGTTTCCACAAGCAACACACAGAACATGCTTGTTCCATGTGATGAAAAAAGCCGAAGAGAAAGGGTGCAGAGTGTTTCAACTGAATCAAGGACTATATGAGGACTTTCACGACATAGTGAATAACTCATtgacagagagagagagtttgAAACACTATGGCAAACAATGATTGAAACTTACAATGTGGGTGAGGTGAAAATTTTCCAAGACATGTGGGAAGCAAGGAAAAAATTTGTGCCAGTGTACTTCAAGACAAAGTTTTTCCCATTCATCCAAACAACATCTAGGAGTGAGGGCACAAATGCTTTGTTCAAGAAGGGGGTTGGTGCACAGTTCAGCATGACAAGCTTCCTACGAGAATATCAGAGAATACTAGACAACATCCATGCAAATGAGGATGAGCTTGACCATAATAAAGCACAAAAAAG
The sequence above is drawn from the Triticum aestivum cultivar Chinese Spring chromosome 7A, IWGSC CS RefSeq v2.1, whole genome shotgun sequence genome and encodes:
- the LOC123149256 gene encoding uncharacterized protein → MQDMCFGSQEALFMQPNFSYVALLKGYIDLNAGSHTINTQGQESCLCAADIGQTSDASEPLLHLQQKKAAQVLGGNNTSNGTPSLQDLGMMGDFVDDQDNSPVQMEDLDAQTTDFQLFKGGDDISFDDCQGDGCQPSLMILAWIR